From a region of the Myxococcus guangdongensis genome:
- a CDS encoding RCC1 domain-containing protein: protein MSHPSSSRLHNVLGLTLGLLLTVGCGQQESGIERGVEDSQTAAISRIRPRVKLAANANHSLAIRSNGTVWASGRNFAGVLGRDGLSGSATPLEVPGLTGALSVAAGSTFSMALRSGGTVWTWGAGRLGTAGLA, encoded by the coding sequence ATGTCACATCCGTCGTCATCACGGCTGCACAATGTATTGGGTCTCACGTTGGGACTCCTGCTGACCGTGGGCTGTGGTCAGCAGGAGTCGGGTATCGAGCGCGGAGTTGAAGACAGTCAGACAGCGGCGATTTCGCGCATCCGGCCACGGGTCAAGCTCGCCGCGAACGCGAACCACTCCCTGGCCATCCGCTCGAACGGGACGGTGTGGGCCTCGGGGAGGAACTTCGCGGGGGTGCTCGGCAGGGACGGCCTCAGCGGGAGCGCGACGCCCCTGGAGGTCCCCGGGCTGACGGGGGCCCTGTCCGTGGCGGCGGGCAGCACGTTCTCCATGGCGCTGCGTTCGGGCGGCACCGTGTGGACGTGGGGGGCAGGGCGTCTGGGGACAGCTGGGCTCGCCTGA
- a CDS encoding RCC1 domain-containing protein: MAIAAGSTHALALKGDGTTDFLDEAIPVLGITSGVTSLAVGDKHTLAIHPDGTLWSWGNNSDGQLARGQAFDTLTPAPSLLD, encoded by the coding sequence GTGGCCATCGCGGCGGGGAGCACGCATGCCCTCGCGCTGAAGGGCGACGGCACGACGGACTTCCTGGACGAGGCCATCCCGGTGCTGGGCATCACCAGCGGCGTGACGTCCCTCGCGGTGGGCGACAAGCACACGCTCGCCATCCATCCGGATGGGACGCTCTGGTCCTGGGGCAACAACTCCGACGGGCAGCTCGCCCGAGGGCAGGCCTTCGACACGCTCACGCCCGCGCCCTCCCTGCTGGACTGA